In Puniceicoccus vermicola, one DNA window encodes the following:
- a CDS encoding glycosyltransferase — protein MKVLHLSTFDRINGASIAAYRLHRSLIESGVNSAMWVQNKVTSDPTVFGPRKGAGKYWSLARPWLDRMALLPAKAFRDSYSSPSWLPRWDLGPMKEWKPDVIHLHWVQGGFVPIGLLPKLATHMGRSIPVCWTFHDEWAFSGLRHYPPFPREENLSSLYQRWEEKIRARKTKSYEGLNLTAVAPSRWMAERAQASSVWSGHQTEVLPNPIDTSVFHPVDRQVARRLLKLPQDQRLVLFGSEAGAGDPRKGFDLLRQACRTLADSGNRFGLVCFGNGSPGDLGDIPCHSLGWLHDDASLALAYSAADIVVLPSRQDNLPNTGVEALACGRPVVTFAIGGIPDIVDDGESGFLCPEEDAVALEGAIRKLLEDYDLRIRMGKTARESAERRFSTEVVVPSFIELYKGLIG, from the coding sequence ATGAAAGTTCTTCACCTCAGCACCTTTGATCGAATCAATGGCGCCTCGATTGCGGCCTACCGCTTACATCGGTCCTTGATCGAGAGCGGCGTCAATTCGGCGATGTGGGTGCAGAACAAAGTGACCTCGGATCCGACTGTCTTCGGTCCAAGGAAAGGCGCTGGAAAATACTGGTCACTAGCGCGACCGTGGCTGGATCGCATGGCACTGCTTCCGGCGAAAGCCTTTCGGGATTCGTATTCATCACCTTCATGGCTTCCGCGATGGGACCTCGGCCCAATGAAAGAGTGGAAGCCGGATGTAATTCATTTGCATTGGGTGCAGGGAGGTTTTGTGCCGATTGGACTATTGCCAAAGTTGGCCACCCATATGGGGCGGTCGATTCCGGTTTGCTGGACCTTTCATGACGAATGGGCGTTCTCCGGTCTGCGGCATTACCCGCCGTTTCCGAGAGAAGAGAATTTATCCAGCCTTTATCAGCGTTGGGAAGAAAAGATCCGGGCCCGGAAAACGAAAAGCTATGAGGGGCTAAACCTGACGGCGGTGGCCCCAAGCCGTTGGATGGCCGAAAGAGCCCAAGCGAGTTCTGTTTGGTCCGGACATCAAACGGAGGTTTTACCGAATCCAATCGATACGTCGGTTTTTCATCCCGTGGACCGACAAGTGGCCCGGAGGTTGCTCAAGCTTCCGCAGGATCAGCGGTTGGTTCTCTTTGGTTCCGAAGCCGGTGCCGGCGATCCTCGTAAAGGGTTCGACCTGTTGCGACAAGCCTGCCGAACCTTGGCGGATTCCGGCAATCGGTTTGGGTTGGTTTGTTTCGGGAATGGTTCGCCTGGCGATCTCGGGGATATTCCCTGTCACTCGCTCGGATGGTTGCACGACGATGCTTCCCTCGCGCTTGCCTATTCCGCTGCCGATATTGTCGTTCTGCCTTCGCGACAGGATAATCTGCCCAATACCGGAGTCGAGGCATTGGCGTGTGGTCGTCCGGTCGTCACCTTCGCCATTGGGGGAATTCCTGATATCGTGGATGATGGCGAGAGCGGGTTTCTTTGCCCAGAGGAAGACGCTGTGGCGTTGGAGGGCGCAATTCGGAAGCTTCTGGAGGACTACGATTTGCGGATCCGGATGGGGAAGACGGCCCGGGAAAGTGCGGAAAGGCGGTTTTCAACGGAGGTGGTTGTGCCGAGTTTCATTGAGCTGTACAAAGGTTTGATTGGGTGA
- a CDS encoding glycosyltransferase, whose protein sequence is MTRWLFIGSVYPPSWEERFGVGSSPTIDVQRSLLAGMSRKGWKPDAILTTPPVRLFPRDRFQWFPRELGGTIEGYPETPLVSLGINNLEPFKTVGIAGQLKRYLSSWCRMVRGEGATPKVFVYNLGPTHEQGGFLAGICRSLQLPMYPFITDLDFLDRGSFSPSTWRFRWQVRLLKAADKIAALNPNVLTEFGSGKPTLHVPGIAPDGPFFRELLDCPLPDASSELPTFLYSGSLNRPRGIIRLLNAYEQVGPERFRLRITGRGPEEERVREASARHKNIEYLGFLKTERERLEAMASADVLLNPHEIDTPEARYLFPSKLAEYMASGRLVVSSLLPGMAAFPLEEMILAKEDSDEAFAAAMARALEMTVEERNQKALRTREWARNHFDWDQIAGNLVDFLERDVPIQGAPGKISD, encoded by the coding sequence ATGACTCGTTGGTTATTCATCGGAAGCGTCTACCCTCCGTCATGGGAGGAGCGTTTTGGTGTGGGGTCGTCCCCGACCATTGATGTGCAACGTTCTCTGCTCGCGGGAATGAGTCGCAAGGGGTGGAAGCCGGACGCCATTTTAACGACTCCTCCGGTCCGTCTCTTCCCACGAGACCGATTTCAGTGGTTTCCCCGAGAACTGGGTGGGACGATCGAGGGGTATCCAGAAACACCATTGGTTTCTTTGGGGATAAACAACCTCGAGCCATTTAAAACGGTGGGGATCGCCGGGCAACTCAAGCGATACCTTTCGAGCTGGTGTCGGATGGTGCGTGGTGAGGGAGCCACCCCGAAGGTGTTCGTTTATAATTTGGGCCCCACGCATGAGCAGGGTGGTTTCTTGGCTGGGATATGTCGCTCTCTGCAGTTGCCGATGTATCCATTTATCACCGATTTGGATTTCTTGGACCGGGGAAGTTTTTCGCCCTCCACCTGGCGGTTTCGATGGCAGGTTCGGCTCCTGAAAGCGGCGGACAAGATTGCGGCCCTCAATCCAAATGTTCTTACGGAGTTTGGTTCCGGCAAGCCGACCCTGCATGTCCCGGGAATTGCGCCGGACGGGCCCTTTTTTCGTGAATTGCTTGATTGTCCGTTGCCGGATGCCTCTAGCGAGCTACCGACATTCCTCTATTCGGGATCTCTGAATCGTCCGCGGGGAATCATCCGATTACTGAATGCCTATGAGCAGGTAGGACCAGAAAGGTTCCGGTTGCGAATTACGGGCCGAGGACCGGAAGAAGAGCGCGTTCGAGAGGCCTCTGCGCGTCATAAGAACATTGAGTATCTTGGTTTTCTGAAGACTGAAAGAGAGCGACTCGAGGCAATGGCGAGTGCGGATGTTCTCTTGAACCCTCACGAAATCGATACGCCGGAAGCACGCTATCTTTTCCCGTCAAAGCTGGCTGAATACATGGCTTCTGGACGTCTGGTGGTGAGCTCGCTCCTTCCGGGAATGGCGGCTTTTCCTCTCGAAGAAATGATACTCGCCAAGGAAGACTCCGATGAGGCGTTTGCGGCGGCGATGGCCCGTGCATTGGAGATGACTGTGGAAGAAAGAAATCAAAAGGCTTTGCGAACACGGGAATGGGCCCGCAATCATTTTGATTGGGATCAGATCGCGGGTAATTTGGTCGATTTTCTGGAAAGAGATGTGCCGATTCAGGGTGCGCCCGGAAAAATTTCCGATTAG
- a CDS encoding glycosyltransferase family 4 protein yields MKVVHIINRLIGGGAEVMIPQIHRQHLADGIDSWILSMESGDDRGTEKVVSFGKRYPRWQEPFRLRKVLRQMEESGSIDVVHTHLTQSQLFGKYAIRGLKKKPFLVTTEHDTSNRRRHIPGGRVFDRFLYEGYDRIICISEGVRDSMEEWLPKTRSLLRVASNGVDVDAFMRGEVERRDGPLRFLSVGRLTEKKNFTTAIRALAAVEPADWTYTLVGDGEQRPELESLVDRLGVRENVHFAGYVSDVSSFYAKSDVFLFPSLWEGFGLVAVEAMAAGLPVLASDVPGLSEVIARDGVSGILLPSTEVDQWAGAIRKCLSDRDLTLRMGKGARERSRNYSIQKTADRYREVYAEMCR; encoded by the coding sequence ATGAAAGTTGTTCATATTATTAATCGTCTAATCGGAGGGGGGGCGGAAGTGATGATTCCGCAAATTCATCGGCAACACTTGGCGGATGGAATTGATTCCTGGATCTTGAGCATGGAATCGGGGGATGATCGGGGAACGGAAAAGGTCGTTTCGTTTGGAAAGCGATATCCTCGATGGCAGGAACCATTTCGTTTGAGAAAGGTCCTCCGGCAAATGGAAGAGTCCGGATCGATCGATGTAGTTCACACGCATCTGACGCAGAGTCAGCTTTTTGGGAAATATGCGATTCGAGGACTGAAAAAAAAGCCGTTTTTGGTGACGACTGAGCATGATACGAGCAATCGAAGAAGGCATATTCCCGGCGGTCGAGTTTTCGACAGATTCCTCTATGAGGGTTACGACCGAATCATTTGTATCAGCGAAGGGGTTCGGGATTCGATGGAGGAGTGGTTGCCCAAGACTCGTTCTCTCTTGCGGGTGGCTTCCAATGGGGTCGATGTGGATGCTTTCATGCGGGGCGAGGTGGAACGGAGGGATGGTCCGCTGAGGTTTCTTTCGGTCGGGCGATTGACGGAGAAGAAGAATTTTACGACAGCGATTCGAGCGTTGGCCGCGGTCGAGCCTGCGGATTGGACCTACACTTTGGTGGGCGATGGAGAACAGAGGCCGGAATTGGAGAGCCTGGTCGATCGTCTCGGCGTCCGGGAGAATGTTCATTTTGCCGGATACGTCTCCGATGTGAGTTCCTTCTACGCGAAGAGTGACGTGTTTTTGTTCCCTTCTCTATGGGAAGGATTTGGTTTAGTGGCCGTTGAGGCGATGGCGGCGGGGTTGCCGGTCCTAGCCAGTGACGTTCCGGGATTGAGCGAAGTGATTGCGCGGGATGGCGTATCCGGGATTCTTCTGCCTTCGACGGAAGTGGATCAATGGGCCGGGGCAATTCGTAAGTGTCTCTCGGATCGAGACCTCACCCTGAGAATGGGGAAGGGGGCCCGCGAAAGGTCCCGCAATTACTCGATCCAGAAGACTGCAGATCGATATCGGGAAGTTTACGCGGAAATGTGCCGATGA
- a CDS encoding glycosyltransferase family 4 protein, whose protein sequence is MTKLKTIGYLANTSWFLYHFRLADMKAAQKCGLRVIAIAPEDEYSSRFQEEGVEFFPISMKRRDISPLRKWKTVRQIREIHRRESIDLMHHFTLEAILLGTLAAGASGPKVVHSVAGMGFAFSGNELSKRFLRAFLRPLLRWCLPRGPVIVENRGDRAKVMQIMGKKRRYPVEQLPGGGIDVDLYSSEGGLAIEKSPETVRFLSAGRLLRGKGAGLFAKAAKEYQGPSAEFFLAGMPDEGSPGSYTVKEIQEWTRIPGFKWLGNVEDVPSLLRSVDLLVHPTFYGEGLPRIIMEAQSCGLPIITTNIPACAEAVEDGTHGWVLDRKDPKLLAELMAQAASDAGKRAEMGERNRALAVEKFDEEKVIRRTLEVYRNHFPDWNPEIN, encoded by the coding sequence ATGACGAAACTTAAGACGATTGGCTATCTGGCGAACACCAGTTGGTTCCTTTATCATTTTCGCCTCGCGGATATGAAGGCGGCGCAAAAGTGCGGGCTGCGAGTCATCGCTATTGCTCCAGAGGACGAGTATTCTTCCAGGTTTCAGGAGGAAGGCGTGGAGTTTTTCCCTATCTCCATGAAGCGTCGGGATATATCGCCTTTGAGAAAGTGGAAAACCGTTCGGCAGATTCGTGAGATTCACCGCCGGGAGTCGATCGATTTGATGCACCATTTTACCCTCGAAGCGATCTTATTGGGAACGCTTGCGGCAGGGGCCTCGGGACCCAAGGTCGTCCACTCGGTAGCGGGTATGGGATTTGCGTTTTCCGGGAACGAGTTGTCCAAACGGTTTTTGCGGGCGTTTTTGCGCCCTCTCCTTCGTTGGTGTTTGCCCCGAGGACCGGTCATCGTGGAAAATCGGGGCGATCGTGCCAAGGTGATGCAAATCATGGGTAAGAAACGCCGCTATCCCGTTGAGCAGCTTCCCGGTGGAGGGATTGATGTTGATTTGTATTCTTCAGAGGGAGGATTGGCGATCGAGAAGAGTCCGGAAACCGTTCGATTTCTTTCGGCGGGACGTCTTTTGAGAGGGAAAGGTGCGGGCCTCTTCGCGAAAGCTGCGAAGGAGTATCAGGGACCAAGCGCCGAGTTTTTTCTGGCGGGGATGCCGGACGAAGGGAGCCCGGGATCCTATACTGTGAAGGAGATTCAAGAATGGACCCGCATCCCCGGGTTCAAGTGGCTCGGGAATGTCGAGGATGTGCCGTCGCTCCTGCGCTCAGTTGATCTGCTGGTGCATCCGACCTTCTATGGGGAGGGGCTGCCGCGAATTATCATGGAAGCGCAATCCTGCGGCCTGCCTATCATTACCACGAATATTCCTGCGTGTGCGGAGGCCGTCGAAGATGGGACCCACGGATGGGTGCTGGATCGTAAGGATCCTAAGCTCTTGGCCGAACTCATGGCTCAGGCTGCATCCGATGCGGGGAAAAGAGCCGAAATGGGCGAACGGAATCGAGCCTTGGCAGTCGAAAAATTCGACGAGGAAAAGGTCATCCGGAGGACGTTGGAGGTCTACCGGAATCACTTCCCGGACTGGAATCCGGAGATTAACTAA
- a CDS encoding exopolysaccharide biosynthesis polyprenyl glycosylphosphotransferase, which translates to MKTGEKSARVQSRTDWYFGGRSWLVVDFFAGVFAILLAYFLNPDLTIGWQPSFAGQPAGYPAAIGFGVLLALVADIAGLHDPLRQQRFWPVTIRIIFSLVITFLLAVVILYGLALQQLGRTVSIQSMIAAGLMMSGFRGMLFRIQGRTRRRILLLLNRGQREDLRDRIEKSGLPFRVADLPDSYDTTIENTRLMEVCHKLKIDEVVVPEESGSPESPPVWMDCLESGIQVTHARAFVERYFYRVDCSDVRPNWFLELDLRLTHPVYHRWKRFSDILLASIGLLVAAPFLLFFLGVIWAESGRPLFFKQQRVGLRSKPFTILKLRTMSVLREEETRDADRLNDSRVTRIGYILRRTRLDEVPQFWNIIRGDMSFIGPRPEWIDIAEDLGERIPYYPYRTLVKPGLTGWAQINFGYAANDEEVREKLGFDFYYLKNASVMLDLQILIRTVGSIMRGSR; encoded by the coding sequence ATGAAAACAGGGGAGAAGAGCGCTCGGGTGCAGAGCCGTACAGACTGGTATTTTGGAGGACGAAGTTGGCTCGTCGTCGACTTTTTTGCCGGGGTCTTCGCCATTCTTTTGGCATACTTTCTCAATCCGGATTTGACGATCGGCTGGCAACCCTCCTTTGCCGGGCAACCAGCTGGTTATCCGGCGGCGATTGGGTTTGGGGTATTGCTGGCCTTGGTCGCGGATATTGCGGGATTGCACGATCCGCTGCGCCAGCAGAGGTTTTGGCCAGTCACCATCCGGATTATATTCTCTTTGGTCATTACCTTTCTTCTGGCCGTGGTCATCCTTTACGGTCTGGCGCTGCAGCAACTGGGGCGAACCGTTTCGATCCAGTCGATGATTGCCGCTGGATTGATGATGTCGGGATTTCGGGGAATGCTTTTTCGGATCCAGGGACGGACCCGGCGACGGATTCTTCTCCTCCTCAATCGCGGTCAGAGGGAGGATCTACGGGATCGAATCGAGAAGAGCGGGCTACCGTTCCGCGTCGCAGATCTCCCGGATTCTTACGATACGACGATTGAAAATACCCGACTGATGGAGGTTTGCCACAAGCTCAAGATCGACGAAGTCGTCGTTCCCGAGGAGTCCGGATCCCCCGAAAGCCCTCCCGTTTGGATGGATTGCCTTGAGTCCGGAATTCAAGTGACTCATGCTAGAGCCTTCGTAGAGCGCTATTTTTATCGGGTCGATTGCTCAGACGTGCGGCCGAACTGGTTCCTCGAGTTGGATCTGAGGCTCACTCATCCGGTATACCATCGCTGGAAACGGTTTTCCGATATTCTTCTCGCGAGCATTGGCCTCCTCGTGGCGGCTCCCTTCCTTCTGTTTTTCCTCGGAGTCATTTGGGCGGAGAGCGGACGTCCGCTCTTTTTCAAGCAACAGCGGGTGGGGCTTCGGAGCAAGCCGTTCACCATCTTAAAACTGCGGACCATGTCGGTCTTGCGAGAGGAAGAGACCCGGGATGCAGACCGCCTCAACGACAGCCGTGTGACGCGGATCGGATACATTCTCCGACGCACGCGCCTCGATGAAGTCCCTCAGTTCTGGAATATTATTCGCGGGGATATGTCCTTCATTGGTCCCCGCCCAGAGTGGATTGATATCGCCGAAGATTTAGGGGAACGGATCCCGTATTATCCGTACCGGACGCTGGTCAAGCCGGGGCTGACTGGATGGGCGCAAATCAATTTCGGTTACGCGGCGAATGACGAAGAGGTACGCGAGAAGCTGGGATTCGATTTCTACTACCTGAAGAACGCCTCGGTGATGCTCGACTTGCAGATATTGATTCGCACCGTCGGCTCGATCATGCGGGGGAGCCGTTAA
- a CDS encoding ABC transporter permease, whose product MIKNILRLPLDIVSTLGTNRLLLWQFTVRNIRARHKGSYLGVVWMVLNPLLMMSLYSFVFGVIFNGRYDAASDETALDYALGIFLSLTIFQLIAEVMGVSTTIILGNSNIVKRVVFPLEILPVAQVGSSIYHFLISICLVFVGIFVFGRHLSWTAAALPLLVFPVILFSLGLGWLFSAIGVFVRDIGQLMQFLTLALMYCSAIFYPIDRVIVAGFYPVLKFNPLAHIVEQARRTVLWHEPLQLQPVLYIYLTAFAVFMFGFFVFNRLKKGFADVL is encoded by the coding sequence ATGATAAAGAACATTCTCAGACTTCCGCTTGATATCGTATCGACCCTCGGGACGAATCGCTTACTCCTCTGGCAGTTTACGGTTCGCAATATCCGCGCCCGGCACAAGGGGAGCTACCTCGGCGTGGTCTGGATGGTGTTGAATCCTCTTCTGATGATGTCCCTTTACTCCTTTGTCTTTGGGGTCATCTTCAATGGTCGGTATGATGCCGCTTCGGACGAAACGGCCCTCGATTATGCGTTGGGCATCTTCCTGAGCCTCACCATCTTTCAGTTGATCGCGGAGGTGATGGGGGTCTCGACGACCATTATCCTGGGAAACTCCAACATTGTGAAGAGGGTGGTGTTTCCGCTGGAGATCCTCCCCGTGGCCCAAGTGGGATCTTCGATCTATCACTTTCTGATTAGTATTTGCCTTGTTTTTGTCGGGATTTTTGTCTTCGGCCGACATCTGTCTTGGACGGCCGCGGCTCTGCCTCTCTTGGTCTTCCCGGTCATTCTTTTTTCCCTCGGGCTTGGTTGGCTGTTTTCGGCGATCGGGGTATTTGTCCGCGACATTGGGCAGTTGATGCAGTTCCTCACCTTGGCTTTGATGTACTGTAGTGCGATTTTCTATCCGATTGATCGGGTGATCGTTGCTGGGTTCTACCCCGTTCTGAAATTCAACCCGCTGGCGCACATTGTCGAGCAGGCCCGGAGGACGGTTTTATGGCATGAGCCGCTCCAACTTCAGCCGGTGTTGTATATTTATCTTACGGCTTTTGCCGTATTCATGTTTGGATTTTTCGTGTTCAACCGGCTCAAAAAAGGCTTTGCGGATGTCCTCTGA
- a CDS encoding glucosyltransferase domain-containing protein, which translates to MSSEEISYPVGATRGPGGSWKRFCCGEFSAVHFSLLAFLAFATYGFQFLVPAYRADDIIQMQPASGDSMMFLILGRWGYYWIFEHILDTSSGGFVAGFAGLLIQIIASYLVARVIGLRRGGSIFFFCALTTISVLYAYLFSFDSTRLAYPIGNFLAAAGLFLCFRKHPVLGILCFAASPGFYQASIQIAIAGAVGASLKQTLDGKRGFDLINLAKYALLILAGLVLYLVGTKVIYSALGIHLARSDMDLATLLSMENVERFLRLFSSWSIPFFSGFRVEYFSNWVVVPSGVAVLIFIYFVCLKTFSKRLICRGVYALALLLVLLVSPFLLSLAAPLREVFPPRTLFVFGLVYGVIVALPLEDLIGRWFRATGPVIDRWLKRASCGMAVAAGFLLFGHMLLANEYAVDDHLASQADLMAVNRIISRIETVGAAEGLDFSKPIPIYVYAKTPWRKAGPRGDIRSARHPEHARSWIFSFLDERFEPLFGWSSRVEQSKLKPLAEERPAWPDEESVFIHEGAVVVVF; encoded by the coding sequence ATGTCCTCTGAGGAGATCTCGTATCCGGTTGGCGCCACTCGGGGCCCGGGTGGTTCCTGGAAGAGGTTTTGTTGTGGGGAGTTTTCGGCCGTCCACTTTTCCCTTCTGGCTTTTCTCGCCTTTGCGACTTACGGCTTTCAGTTCCTCGTCCCCGCCTATCGTGCCGATGATATTATCCAGATGCAGCCGGCTTCCGGGGATTCCATGATGTTTCTGATCTTGGGGCGTTGGGGGTATTATTGGATCTTTGAGCATATTCTGGATACGAGTTCCGGGGGCTTTGTCGCTGGATTTGCCGGGCTTCTGATTCAGATCATTGCGTCCTATCTAGTGGCACGAGTGATCGGGCTGCGACGTGGAGGATCGATCTTTTTCTTCTGCGCCCTGACGACGATATCTGTCCTATATGCCTATCTCTTCAGCTTCGATAGCACTCGATTGGCTTATCCGATTGGAAATTTCCTAGCCGCAGCGGGGCTGTTTCTTTGTTTTCGGAAGCATCCGGTCCTCGGGATCCTCTGTTTTGCGGCCTCCCCCGGCTTTTACCAAGCGTCGATTCAGATTGCTATTGCTGGTGCGGTGGGGGCTTCTCTGAAGCAAACTTTGGATGGGAAGAGGGGATTTGATCTGATCAATCTCGCCAAATATGCGCTCCTGATCCTGGCAGGTTTAGTTCTTTATCTGGTGGGGACGAAGGTGATTTATTCCGCGCTCGGGATACACTTAGCACGTTCGGATATGGATTTGGCTACGCTTTTGTCGATGGAGAATGTTGAGCGCTTTCTTCGTTTATTTTCGAGCTGGTCGATTCCGTTTTTCTCCGGTTTTCGAGTCGAGTATTTCTCAAATTGGGTGGTTGTCCCCAGCGGAGTGGCCGTTCTCATTTTTATATACTTTGTCTGCCTAAAAACCTTTTCTAAGCGCCTGATCTGTCGAGGAGTTTACGCGTTGGCCTTGCTTTTGGTCCTTCTGGTGAGCCCCTTTCTCCTCTCGCTTGCGGCTCCCCTGAGAGAGGTTTTTCCTCCGAGAACGCTTTTTGTCTTTGGACTGGTTTATGGGGTCATTGTCGCTTTGCCTCTGGAGGATCTCATCGGTCGTTGGTTCCGAGCCACTGGTCCGGTGATTGATCGATGGCTGAAGCGCGCCTCTTGCGGGATGGCAGTCGCTGCCGGATTCCTTTTGTTTGGGCATATGCTTTTGGCGAATGAGTATGCGGTTGATGATCATTTGGCATCTCAGGCCGACCTCATGGCCGTGAACCGAATTATTTCTCGGATCGAGACCGTCGGCGCCGCCGAAGGGCTTGATTTTTCGAAGCCGATACCGATCTACGTTTATGCTAAAACGCCGTGGCGTAAGGCGGGACCAAGAGGCGATATTCGCAGTGCAAGGCACCCTGAGCACGCACGGTCATGGATCTTTTCTTTTCTCGATGAACGCTTCGAACCGCTTTTCGGTTGGAGCTCCCGAGTCGAACAATCCAAGTTGAAGCCTCTGGCGGAAGAGCGGCCCGCTTGGCCGGATGAGGAATCCGTCTTTATTCACGAGGGTGCCGTCGTGGTGGTTTTTTAG
- a CDS encoding glycosyltransferase family 2 protein, with the protein MHEQTKISLVIPCFNEAGNIPGLLKELKAQQAAESYRWEFIFVDDGSADQTVQVLEDAQKELTGKVLIVEFSRNFGKEAAILAGLEHSTGEVVVVMDADLQDPPSLIGDMVRAILDDGFDMAATHRVDRSHEPPVRSFFSRMFYRVWNWLATTRLTPGARDFRAMSRAVVDCIVSLRESNRFSKGIFEWVGFRTKYFSYENRARAEGESGWSLPGLVSYALDGLFSFSILPLRFASLCGVTISICAFLWMAWVIVKTLMFGDEVAGYPSLVTILLFVSGIQLLCLGLIGEYLGRTYQESKARPHYLVRRVHQNGEDV; encoded by the coding sequence ATGCACGAACAAACGAAAATCTCCTTGGTTATTCCCTGTTTCAACGAAGCTGGGAACATTCCGGGTCTACTCAAGGAGCTAAAAGCTCAGCAGGCTGCGGAATCTTATCGGTGGGAGTTCATCTTCGTCGACGACGGGAGTGCCGATCAAACGGTCCAAGTCTTGGAAGATGCACAAAAAGAGCTAACCGGAAAGGTGCTCATCGTTGAGTTTTCCCGGAACTTCGGTAAGGAAGCCGCGATTCTCGCCGGACTGGAGCATTCTACCGGAGAAGTCGTCGTCGTCATGGATGCGGATTTGCAAGATCCCCCGTCTCTGATTGGAGACATGGTGCGCGCGATTCTCGATGATGGATTCGACATGGCGGCTACCCACCGGGTCGACCGTTCTCATGAGCCTCCCGTTCGATCCTTTTTTTCCAGAATGTTCTACCGAGTTTGGAATTGGCTGGCGACTACCCGTTTGACTCCCGGTGCGAGAGACTTCCGGGCTATGTCCCGCGCGGTTGTCGATTGCATTGTTTCATTGCGAGAGTCCAATCGATTCTCGAAGGGGATCTTTGAGTGGGTCGGTTTTCGGACGAAGTATTTCTCGTACGAGAACCGTGCGCGAGCGGAAGGAGAGTCAGGGTGGTCGCTACCAGGTCTGGTATCGTATGCGCTTGATGGATTATTTTCCTTCTCGATTCTTCCTCTTCGATTTGCCTCGCTCTGTGGTGTCACGATTTCGATTTGCGCTTTTCTTTGGATGGCGTGGGTGATTGTGAAAACGCTGATGTTTGGCGATGAGGTTGCTGGCTATCCTTCGCTAGTGACGATCCTTCTTTTTGTCTCGGGGATTCAACTTCTTTGTCTTGGATTGATTGGAGAATATCTGGGACGAACCTATCAGGAATCCAAAGCTCGCCCTCACTATTTGGTTCGCCGGGTTCATCAAAACGGGGAGGATGTATGA